Part of the Quercus robur chromosome 5, dhQueRobu3.1, whole genome shotgun sequence genome, ACactaataattattattattttaattagtttttagtgtAAGCATTATTTAAGGATAATATACTTTACCAATTGAATCAACTAAAATTATGGAGTGTGTTATCTTTGGATTAGGTATATCTATtctatgataattgtttttttattatcataattCCAGGACCCTAATTGGTTTATGGTAAGGGGGTTTAAACCtgtttccctttttctttcttattcatACTTTCTCCTAGATCCTAGGAGGAAGGTGCTTGGGGCATACACAACATTCTGTGAGATATGATGTAATGGATAATTATTGCAGACCTAGTATCAGAATCTCCAAGTCAATCCAAAGCGGCAAAGTAAAGCCCTTTGGACGAATCAACCCCACCCAGAAACAGAGCAGAGTGAAAAAGGTAAAGCAACGGAATCTATGGATGAGGATAAGGACTTCATAGCATGTCGGGAAAACACCAAATTTGCCAAAGAAATGGTGTTGGCATTTTCATCCGCTTCACTAGAACAAGTCATGACACTTGTCCAGAACACTACGTTGTTCAACAGGGTTGATAACGGTTGGCTTCAGGCCTTTTCTGCTCATCCCCGAATGGGAGATTGGACCTCTTCTTTCCaatcccaccaccaccacaggtGAAAAGAGTGCCCATTTGATTCTTGAATGAGGAAGTAGTTTATCAGACAATTAAGAAGAAAGGATCAGAGAATAAGAAGATTGAGAAGAAGAGTAAAACGACACCACAAACAAGCTAAGCTGCAAAGTCTACTTAGAAGAGCAGTTAAACGGCATGTAGTCTTAGTTGTATTTAACTCAGATTATATCACACGTGTGCTGTAACTAACTCCTGCACGTGTTTGTAACTAACTCTCTTAGCTCCCTTATTTTTCTGTTATTCTTCTGTTATTCCGTTGCACTCTGTTTTGGGTATTTAGATTCAGAGATGTATATAAGCTTGATAAGTGTACAGATTCATTCAATACAAGAATTAGAGAAAGTTTCTTatcttttctctcaatttctctctcttttctttctgtgTGTTCAcacatcttttctttcttcatttctattttgttacatggtatcagagcttgagCCTTCTTCAATGGCGTCGAATACTCAAGCTACTCAGGCTACTCAGGTTTTCTCTTCTCAAAGAGAACTGACTCCGATGGAGGATCCACGAAGTCCTTTCTTCTTGCATCATGGTGAAACACCAGGTGCGATTCTGGTTACTCAACCATTAACAGAGGACAATTATCCTATGTGGTCCAGAGCAATGAGAATGGCTTTGGATGCCAAGAGCAAGCTTGGATTTGTTGATGGTACTATTAATGCATCAATGGCGATCACACCATTAGAGAAGCAAGCTTGGTCCAAATGCAATTCAATGATCTCCTCTTGGATCTTGAATCCAGTTTCTCCTAACCTCACTGCCAGTGTAATTTACAGAGACACTGCATTCGAAGTGTGGAATACTCTCAAGAAACGATTCTCTCAAGCAAATGGACCTAGGATCTCTTAGCTTCAGAAACAAATCTCAACTATGATGCAAGGTGCTGCTACAGTCACAGGTTTCTTCACTGATCTTCAAGCTGCCTGGGATCAATTATTGAATTTCAGGCCTTCACCTTGTTGTTCATGTGGAAAGTGCACCTGTGGTGTGAATGATAAGATCACAACCTTCCAGCATCAAGATTCTCTCATGCAATTCTTGAACGGATTGAATGATTCCTATTTTCAAGTGAAAACACAAATACTCATGATGGAGCCTAGTCCTTCCATTGATAAGGCATTTTCTCTGGTGATTCAAGAGGAATGGCAAAGGTATTCAGGATTTACTGCTGTTCCTTCTGTTGAATCAACTGCCCTTGCAGTCAAGAATCAAGGATTCAATCAAGGGATTCCATATCCAGGATGCAACAAGAGCACTAaaggaatcaatgcaaaaggGAGGCCTGTATGTAGTCACTGTGGCAAGCTTGGACATGTTGTAGAAAAATGCTACAAATTGGTAGGATATCCTCCAGGTTACAAGCAGAAGGGCAGAGTGGCCATGGCCAATCAAGTCTTGACTGAAGATGATCAAGGAAATTCTAACAATTCTGGCAATCAACAGGTCAATTCATTTCCCTTTACTTCAGAACAATATCAACAGTTAATCTCAATGCTCAGCTCTCATCATGCATCCACATCTGGTGTTGCCAATGATGCATTGCACTCAGCTAATTCTGCTCTTTCAGGTAATGTGTGTAATACTTGGTCAGATTGTGTTTCCTTAGACTTGCAACATTCAGTTTTTGCTGTTAATCCTGTCAATAAGAATGCCTATGGTACTGATGTTTGGATCCTGGATACCGAAGCCACAGACCACATAGTGCATTCTTTATCTTTGTTTACACACATCACTAGCTCCATTTCCACATTTGTTCAATTACCTAATGGTGAAAGGGTCACAGTTACACATATAGGCACAATTCAGGTTACTTCaactttgaaacttgaaaatgtaTTGTGTGTCCCCTCTTTCACCTTCAACCTGATTTCTGTTAGCCAATTAACCAAAACACTTTCATGTTGTTTCatttttctatcaaaattttgCTTTATACAGGACCTTACTTGTTGGAAAACGATTGGAGTGGGTGAATTACATGACAATCTGTATCTGCTGCACACTTCATCCTCTTGCAAATCTGTTTCAGAAGATTCTTCAACTCTTGAGTCtgtttttcaatcttttgtcaaTTCTGTATCTGGTTCTATGTCCATTCCTAGTGTTACCAAGTCTTATCTTTGGCACATGAGGTTAGAACATGCTTCTGATAATAAGTTTCAGGCCTTACACAGTCATATACCTGatgtacaaaattttcatagcaataaaaattgtgttcttTGTCCCATTGCAAAACAGAAGAGGCTTCCATTTCCCTTTTTTAATCATGTTTCAAATGATGCTTTTGATTTGATCCATTGTGATGTTTGGGGACCATTTGCCAAGCTCACTCATGATGGATTCAAATTCTTTCTTACCATTGTGGATGATGCCACAAGATCCACTTGGATTTATCTTATGAAATCAAAAGCTGAAACTAGACCTTTGCTGATTTCTTTCTATAACATGATCAATACACAATTTCATGCAAATATTAAGACCATTCGAACTGATAATGCccctgaatttttcttaaaagacTTTTATGCAAGCAAAGGCATCATTCACCAACATTCATGTGTTgccactccacaacaaaattcagTTGTGGAGAGGAAACATCAGCACATTTTAGGCATTGCAAGGGcattaaaatttcaatctaaTGTTCCCATTTGCTATTGGGGTGACTGTGTATTGACTGCTGTACATATAATCAATAGATTACCTTCCAAAATTCTAAACCAGAAAACTCCCTTTGAAAAACTCTATGGAAAGCCTCCTTCTTTTATTCATCTAAAGGTATTTGGCTGTCTTTGCTTTGCCTCCACCTTATCCCATAACAGATCAAAATTTGATCCTAGATCATCCCCTTGTGTCTTTCTTGGTTACCCGTTTGGAGTTAAGGGTTACAAATTACTTAATCTGACTACCAAAAGAATTTTCATATCCAGGGATGTTCATTTTCTTGAGACTGTATTTCCTTTCATTTCACAGCCTCATTCTCTTTCTCCAAACACAAATATCCCTTTATCTCACCTTTTTCCTTCAGTGGCTGAACCATCTGcctctttctttgattttgaaaccTCTGGCACTTCTTCTTATGTCCCTCAGGTTCCTCTCACTGATACTCTTTCCAATCATGATGTTCCTTTAGCTATTGATATCTCAGTTTCAGCTCCTGCAGACTCACTTGTTCACAATTCTGCAGACTTACCTGTTGAAGATTCTGCAGAATTCCTTGTTACAAATTCTGCAGATCCTTCACCTTCTCAACCTATCCAACCTATCATTCCTTCAACTCTTCCATCTTTTATTCCCTTAAGAAAGTCATCCAGACTCTCTAAACCACCTGCATACTTAACAGATTTTAAATGCAGCACAGTTGTTACTGCTAATCCACCTTCCCTTTCTGCCAACAAGTCAGGTATCCTCTTTCCCTTGTCTCAATACCTTAATTCTTCCAAATTATCCTCCAATTATGCACATTTCTGCTCCCTCATCTCTGCCATACCTGAACCTACATCTTACCATGAGGCAATCAAAGATTCTAATTGGCAGGATGCTATGGCATCTGAAATTGCTGCTTTGGAGGCCAATCAAACCTGGTCTATTACACCTTTACCTCCTCATAAAAGGGCCATTGGGTGCAAATGGGTCTATAGAGTCAAATACAATGCTGATGGCTCTTTGGACAGATACAAAGCCAGGCTTGTTGCCAAAGGATTCACTCAACAAGCTGGCTTAGACTTCACTGATACATTTTCACCTGTTGCTAAGCTCACTACTGTCAAAACTCTGCTTGCCATTTCTGCTGTGAGAGGCTGGCATTTGGTCCAACTTGATGTGAACAATGCTTTTCTTAATGGTGATCTCCATGAAGAAGTCTATATGCAGTTACCTCAGGGATTTCACAACAAGGGGGAGAACCTAGTTTGCAAGCTTAACAAGTCTTTGTATGGTCTCAAGCAAGCATCAAGACAGTGGTACTCCAAGTTCTCTTCAACTATTTTAAAGTATGGTTTCAAGCAATCCAAATCAGATTACTCCTTGTTCACTAAGAAGTGCAATCAGACTTTCACAGCATTgcttgtttatgttgatgacattctaATTGCAAGTAATGATATTCAAGCAGTTGAAGATCTTAAAACCTCTCTGAATCAGGAGTTCAAGTTGAAAGACCTTggtaatttgaaatattttcttggTCTTGAGGTTGCTAGATCAGAGAAAGGAATTTCATTATGTCAAAGGAAGTATGCATTAGGGGTTCTTAAAGATGCTAGAATGACAGGTTGCAAACCCAGCAAAGTGCCAATGGaacaaaacttaaaactaaGCAAATTTCAAGGAGAATTGTTGACTGATCTGGGTGTTTATAGGAGGTTAGTTGGAAGGCTGCTTTACCTAACCATAACAAGACCAGATATTACCTATTCAGTTCATAAACTAAGCCAATTCATGGCTAAGCCTAGAAAGCCACATCTTGATGCAGCCTACAAGGTGTTGCAATACATTAAAGGATGCCCTGGCCAAGGCATTCTCCTATCATCAAAATCAGATTTGCATTTGAAGGCTTACACGGATGCAGATTGGGCCTCTTGTGTAGATACCAGAAGATCTACTACTggattttgtgtgtttttaggAGACTCATTGATTTCATGGAAGTCTAAGAAACAATCCATAGTTTCTAGATCCTCAGCTGAAGCTGAGTATAGGGCAATGGccttaagtgtttgtgaaatgacttggcTGTTGGCTCTGTTAAAGGATTTTGAAGTTGATCATCCACAACCGGGCATGCTTTTCTGTGATAACCAGGCAGCAATCTATATTGGTGAGAACCCTGTCTTCCACGAACGTACAAAACACATAGAAGTAGACTGCCATTTGGTTAGAGACAAGGTACAAGAAAAGGTGATTCGTTTATTCTTCACTCCTACACATACACAGCTAGCAGATCTGTTTACCAAGGCATTATGCAGTCAGCAGCTGAAGTTCTTAATTTCCAAGATGAATGTATTAAACATACATAGTTCTGAGTctcatcttgagggggagtatcagaCAATTAAGAAGAAAGGATCAGAGAATAAGAAGATTGAGAAGAAGAGTAAAACGACACCACAAACAAGCTAAGCTGCAAAGTCTACTTAGAAGAGCAGTTAAACGGCATGTAGTCTTAGTTGTATTTAACTCAGATTATATCACACGTGTGCTGTAACTAACTCCTGCACGTGTTTGTAACTAACTCTCTTAGCTCCCTTATTTTTCTGTTATTCTTTTGTTATTCCGTTGCACTCTGTTTTGGGTATTTAGATTCAGAGATGTATATAAGCTTGATAAGTGTACAGATTCATTCAATACAAGAATTAGAGAAAGTTTCTTatcttttctctcaatttctctctcttttctttctgtgTGTTCAcacatcttttctttcttcatttctattttgttacATAGTTCGTTGCCTGAAAATCGTCTGCAGTAAATGCTGCTTGTATTTGATTCTTTGCTTTGTTTGAATAAAGTTTCTTATTCATCAaaagtaaaaaggaaaaaaaaaaaaaaaaattctttctttttaattgttacATTGGAAACAAGTATTAAACTGAAGGGTTTCTATGAGTAGAACGGTAGAAGACAACACATAGCCATATAGAAAGGGATCTAGAGTCTAGAAGGCAACCCTCCCGCCACCACTAGAATTTCTCCTGTTATATAAGAAGCATCATCAGATGCCAAAAAGGCAGTGGCAGCAGCCATGTCTTGTGTGGTACCAAGCCTGTTAAGTGAAGTCCTCTGCTCAATCTCCTTCATCTACAATAAATAAAACCAGTATTCAGTTCATTGCAGAGGTCAATGCAGCAATGCTCAAAATCTTGTGAAATGGGCAAGGTCAGTCACGCAATTAAAGGATGGACTTATACTTACAAAAGCATCATTTGTTCTAAGTAATGCGGCAGACCTTGTTGGTACAAAACCAGGAGCAACACAGTTTACGCGCGCATTTGGTGCCATTTCAGCTGCAAGGGCCTGAAGGAAACAAGGAAAGAAGATATCCATGATTTGTGAAATTCTTGAATATAGAACTAATAATGAACCAAGTTATACCTTCGTAAGCCCAAGAAGGGCTGTTTTAGTCACCGCATACATAGCTATGGTAGCTGGTGGTTGGTAGGCAGTAAAAGAGGAAATAATAACCACTGAAGAACCCTTCTGCAAGTGAGGAGATGCATCCTATAAAATTAATGGAGTGAGTATCAAACGTTACAAATCATACTAATAGTGCCAGCTCATGAAGACTGCAAAGAGAAGATCTACCAACTATGAGACAATAATGAAAAGGTTGTAAAGGCCAACAATTACTGTACACCACTAACAGTATCCAAAAGAACGAAAAATAGGTAAGACACTTAAACATATTATAAAACTAGTAttaagggtcatcaaatagcccaTGGTCCACGGCCCGACCTAGAAACCCGGTAGCCTATCGTGTTAATGGGCGGCTCGGCCCGTTGTTATTGAGGCCCATGGGTAGCCCACTAGCCCAATGGGTTAGGCCGTGGGCTAGTTTTTATGCCCATGGGCACCCGGTGGGCTAGCCCAGTAGCCCAGTCCGTTGCCCAGTCCAATAACTTAGAATTTATAGCAAAAATATATAGGAGGTGTATGAAGGATTAATCTTGAGATATTGTAGAGGAATTTCTTAAGAGAACTCTCCTAACCACTAAGATACTTAAAGTAATTGTGCTAAATTTagtttattaaatatatatttttctagtagtctagcaaatttgaattaaccattttatatttttttattaaagataaaaataaaaaactatttgaagccttaataaaaaaaaaaaaaaaagtttccatcaaacaaaacaaaaaattaaattgatttgattgtaaaaaaaaattgtaattaagtataaaattctttgattctttcctttaaaaaaaaagattgattattcccttataaaaaatgattctttataaaaataataaaataatatgctaaTACAATCTCATTGGTAGCTCATTAGACCCAACCTAGTAGCGTAGCCCGTTTTAGACAAAATGGGCATTGCCCAAGGGTAGGGTCGTGGGTTGGGGTTTTCTCTTTTggcccgacccgacccgacccgttAACCAGTTAATAGCCCATTATGCCCAGTCCATTGTTCCCTTGAGCCAAGTAAAAATGGGCCGGGCCAGCCCGACCCAGCCCATTGACAACCCTTAACTAGTATTAATGCCCATGGATGCCACACAATGGCATTATTCCATTACAATGAAGAATCTTCCAAAGAAATTACCTGTAAAATAAGGATGGACGATTTGACATTTATCTCCCAAAGCTTATCCAGGACAGATTCTTGAGTTTGCAAAATGTCATCAAAAGAAGGATTAGCAGCTGCGTTCGATACAACCACATCTATTTTCCCATATTTCTGCAAATgaaattttaagttaaaattatCTAATAGAACCACATTCAACATTAGTAAAAGCAACTTACTTAAAACATAAATCTATTCCcttcaaaaataatatagacaCATAGATAGAAATAAAGACTGAAGAACCAGGAAAGCAACAATCACAATTAAACATGTATGTTAAGATATGGCTAAATGCCAAGCAAATTACTGCCTTTTAACATAATACAGCCTCCCCATTACTTACTAATCACGAGATAAAAGGGATCGAGTAAATCAACTGAGTCCAGCTGTTGAACTTTCTGATTTCCATTATTCCATATCATAAACCATATGCAAAACCATATAAACTCACACTTTCTAAAGTTCCTACATTCATTTACTTTTTCTAGGGTCATTCACATAAAGGTCAACTATTCAACTTCATTTCTCACCTGAACAGTCTTGTCTATGAGGTTCTTCCTTTGTTGTTCATTTGACACATGACAAACGACACCCAACACTTCGATTCCTTGAGCTTTGAGTTTTTCAACTGCCTCATCTACATTGTTCTGTATCAATTTCACCACACACAGGTCAACAAGTAAATCAACATCATATATCTGCTTAAAAAACAACTTGAGACTTATCCACTTATAAAAGCAACTAAggaaaaataaatccaaattcCTCTTTCATAATCAAAACATGacattctatttcttctttccttcctttcttttcttttccacaAGTTTCTCAGCAACCAACCAGAGCG contains:
- the LOC126726982 gene encoding tropinone reductase-like 3, translating into MDKSKFGKRYEGKVAIVTASTQGIGFSIAERLGLEGASVVVSSRKQNNVDEAVEKLKAQGIEVLGVVCHVSNEQQRKNLIDKTVQKYGKIDVVVSNAAANPSFDDILQTQESVLDKLWEINVKSSILILQDASPHLQKGSSVVIISSFTAYQPPATIAMYAVTKTALLGLTKALAAEMAPNARVNCVAPGFVPTRSAALLRTNDAFMKEIEQRTSLNRLGTTQDMAAATAFLASDDASYITGEILVVAGGLPSRL